From Ndongobacter massiliensis:
GTACATTTTCACCGGATCATCCACGGAAATATTTTTCAGGTTGACGCTTTCTTTTCCGTCTTTCTCCCGTTCTTCCTCCGCGGTTTTTTTTACCTCTTCATCGAGCTCCTCCTCGTCGGTTTCCTCGTCATCGACCAAATCGTCTTCATCTTCAACTTTCTCCGGTTCAAATGTACTGTCATCGAGTTCGTAGCCGTCATCACAGAGGATTTTTTGAATGTCCTCCCGGTCTTCCTCGTCCAGCGCCTCATAGCCGTCGATTTGCTCAAAATCGGATTGTGTATATTTTTCGTGGTTTTGCCGGGCTATTTTTCGCAATTCTTCCGCGATGATCTGCTTGATTTCATCGACATCCGGCTGTTCTTCCACCACTTTCTCCGGGCTCTTCCGTTCGGTCATTCCGCCCTCCTTCCCCGCATCTTCAAGGCGCGATCCAGTGCCTGCAATTCCTGTAACAACTCTGCGCGCGTCGTTTTCTCGCTCCACTCTTCCGTTCCCTCTTGTAACATCTTTCGAATCTGCTCGCGTCGCTGCTTCTTTTCAAATCGTTCCACTCGGGCAATCAACTGCGGGCACATTTTTTCCCATTGTACATTCCGAATGCCGTCCGCTTCCGCCAGGCGCTGCACCTCTTCCAGCGAAGTCAACCAAGCCTGTGCCGTCTCGTCCGTCAGCGCGCTGCGCAGCCACTCAATCTGCGGCGGAATAGAGGACGTGCGCAGCGATCGCACCGCACGAAACAACGCCAACGCAGGGCGACTTGCCAAAAACGACTCCGCCAGCGGTTCCAACTGCGTAAAGCACGTCTCATCCGCCTGGCACAACCGTATCACTTCAAATTCCAACCGCGCCCGCTCTCTGGATTCATCGTTTCCATTCATACCCATTTGTACAGAAATTGCATCGGCAGTCGCCTGTTCAAATGGCTCCTCCTGCGCGTCGTACAAGGTCTCGTAGTAGGTATCCGGCACCCCATCCGTACGCATTGCCTCCTCACGTGGGGGCGCTTCCCGTTTCGTGCGCGCGCGTTGTGCAATTTCCGGTCGGGCATGTCCGCGCGTCCGCTTTTCTTCGGCTAATAATGCCGCCTGACGCTTTACGTCTGCGCGCACACTCTCGCTGTCCGCACCGACCGATTCCGCCACCTGCGCCGCATAAATATCCCGCGTCGCTTCTTCTTGTAATGTTGCTAAGTATGCCGTCGCCGCCCGCAGGTAATCCACGCGCCCCGCCACAGTCTCCATATCGTAGCCGCTGCGACAGATACGCAGTTCAAAATCCGGAGGATCCAAGCCCTGCTCCATCGCTGTTTCAAAAGCCGGCAGTCCTTTTTCTCGCACATACTCGTCCGGATCCTTGCCGTCCGGCAAGAGGATCATCTTCGGAATTACGCCTTCTTGTTGAAAAATGTCGATGGCGCGGCGCGATGCTTTTATGCCGGCGGCGTCGCCATCGTAACAGAGGTAGATCTGTTTGCCATAGCGGCGGATCAGGTGTGCCTGCTGCGGAGTCAGTGCCGTGCCCAAACTGGCGGCCGCATAGGGTGCGCCGGCGGAATGCAGCGCGATGACGTCCATGTAGCCTTCCACGAGCAGCACGCGATCCTTATTTTTTCCCTTCTGTAAGATATGTACCCCGTATAGATTTTCTCCTTTGTGAAAAAGATCGGACTCGGGCGAATTCAGATACTTGGGGTTTCCCGCGCCGATGATGCGTCCGCCGAACCCGATGACCCGACTGCGGTTCGATAGAATCGGGAACATCAGCCGATTGCGAAAGCGGTCGTAGAAACCCGTTCCGTGATTGGAACGGGAAATCAGTCCCAGGTGCAGCATATCCTCGTCGGCATAGCCCTTCTCATGCAGGTAGTCGTACAAACTATGTCCGCTTTCATCCGCATAACCGAGCATAAAATCATTGATAATATCCGGCGTCATGCCCCGCCCGCGCAAGTAATTCTGCGGAATGCGGTTGGTCAAAAGGTTGCGGTAGTAAAAAAGCATGGCCTCACGATTCAGCGCATACAGCTTTTCCATGCGCTGGTGCGCGCCGCCTGCCACGGCGGATTCTTCGATGGGAATGCCGTATTTCTTCGCCAAAAATCGCACGGCATCCGGAAAGTCCAATCCCTCTTCCTTCATGATAAATCGGATGCCGTCGCCACCTTCTCCGCAGCCGAAACAATGATAGGTCCCGCGCGCTTCTGTCACTACAAATGAAGGCGTTTTTTCCTGGTGAAACGGGCATAACCCCTTGTACAGTGAGCCTGCACGCTTGAGTTGTACATATTCTCCGACCAGCGAGACGATGTCAATGGCCTGACGAACGTTCTCAACGGTTTGATCGGAAAGATAGCCCATACATCCTCCTTACTACATCTTTTTCCATACTTGGGGAATAAAAAGATCTTCGTAGGTATGAATTAAAAACAGATCCGTCATGCCTGCAATGTAGTCTCCCACGCGCCATGCCAACGAATCCTCCGCATGTGTATCCGTGTACAGTGCCCGATGACTTTCCGGAAGGCGATCCGGCGCCTGCATGTAAAACGCGAACACATCTTCAATGATGTGCTTTAATTTTTCATTTTCTCCTTTTACCAGGGCGTTTGTATACACTTCCCGAAACATAAACGCGCGCAGCGTCTGCGCAGCTTGTCGTACCTCTTCCTGCATGGAAATGGTATTCGTATTGCGGCTTGCCTCAATGACGGCGCACACCATCGTCGCAATGCGCTGGGAAGACGTGTGCCCCAGTACCCGCGTTGCCTCTTTTGGCAGTTCCTCTTCTGAAAGCACGCCCGCTCGAATGGAGTCGTCAATATCGTGATTGATATACGCGATGCGATCCGCAAACTTTAACAGACGCCCTTCCAGCGTCGCCGCTTCGTTGTCTCCGCTGTGATTTGCAATGCCGTCCAATACTTCCCATGTTAAATTCAGGCCGCGCCGCTTCGGCGTCGTCTCTAAAAATTCGAGCACGCGCACCGATTGATGGTAGTGCGTAAATCCCGGCAAAAGATCGCGCAGCACTTCTTCCCCGGCATGTCCGAAAGGCGTATGTCCGACATCATGCCCCAGCGCCATCGCTTCAATCAAATCCTCGTTGAGGCGCAGCGCT
This genomic window contains:
- a CDS encoding deoxyguanosinetriphosphate triphosphohydrolase, whose protein sequence is MNIREETEAREAQFLCQAAQQSALTRGRRDPEEKDTIRTDFQRDRDRILHSKAFRRLKHKTQVFISPEGDHYRTRLTHTLEVSQIARTMARALRLNEDLIEAMALGHDVGHTPFGHAGEEVLRDLLPGFTHYHQSVRVLEFLETTPKRRGLNLTWEVLDGIANHSGDNEAATLEGRLLKFADRIAYINHDIDDSIRAGVLSEEELPKEATRVLGHTSSQRIATMVCAVIEASRNTNTISMQEEVRQAAQTLRAFMFREVYTNALVKGENEKLKHIIEDVFAFYMQAPDRLPESHRALYTDTHAEDSLAWRVGDYIAGMTDLFLIHTYEDLFIPQVWKKM
- the dnaG gene encoding DNA primase, translating into MGYLSDQTVENVRQAIDIVSLVGEYVQLKRAGSLYKGLCPFHQEKTPSFVVTEARGTYHCFGCGEGGDGIRFIMKEEGLDFPDAVRFLAKKYGIPIEESAVAGGAHQRMEKLYALNREAMLFYYRNLLTNRIPQNYLRGRGMTPDIINDFMLGYADESGHSLYDYLHEKGYADEDMLHLGLISRSNHGTGFYDRFRNRLMFPILSNRSRVIGFGGRIIGAGNPKYLNSPESDLFHKGENLYGVHILQKGKNKDRVLLVEGYMDVIALHSAGAPYAAASLGTALTPQQAHLIRRYGKQIYLCYDGDAAGIKASRRAIDIFQQEGVIPKMILLPDGKDPDEYVREKGLPAFETAMEQGLDPPDFELRICRSGYDMETVAGRVDYLRAATAYLATLQEEATRDIYAAQVAESVGADSESVRADVKRQAALLAEEKRTRGHARPEIAQRARTKREAPPREEAMRTDGVPDTYYETLYDAQEEPFEQATADAISVQMGMNGNDESRERARLEFEVIRLCQADETCFTQLEPLAESFLASRPALALFRAVRSLRTSSIPPQIEWLRSALTDETAQAWLTSLEEVQRLAEADGIRNVQWEKMCPQLIARVERFEKKQRREQIRKMLQEGTEEWSEKTTRAELLQELQALDRALKMRGRRAE